One window of Plasmodium berghei ANKA genome assembly, chromosome: 5 genomic DNA carries:
- a CDS encoding serine/threonine protein kinase RIO2, putative, translating to MKLDISCFCFLSKNEYRVLTAIEMGMKNHEYLDVQLIASIANLRKEGIMSVLKKLLKNKLISHENKIYDGYKLTYLGYDFLALRAFLNRGILKSVGNQIGVGKESDIYICKDVNDNLLCLKIHRLGRISFRTIKNNRDYYGKKKFRNWLYLSKIAATKEYAYLKALYENDFPVPKPYDLNRHMILMSYVNGYPLSHVKISNPFKVIDFLLNTIIKFAKSDIIHGDFNEFNILIDDNENITIIDFPQIVSLHHENGKMYFERDVKCVISHFYKKYKIRIEDYPLYEDIASLENEKIIKDENNISNKHDNALLEILQNDKSDYETNLSDSESTITLHNDNKSIDSIVKFDENNNTIEKNLKKNDEKNFVLKNTKDDTFSDTSTNCLNESLDNQYKDAYENSQEREAENNKLYKREDTINENMDNDILEKKNEEIILNLSNSISDKENDNINLVNKNYNNKKNYELDDNYQDIPSEQKVKFQNRENEESDNDKTSDNEYNLYSENSSEESNSHNDNYLTEYSSCDSSNSQSGESKKKLSDTWNPHIKKYTKEYAKSKLKYMDRKKKKKEKFKENLKTKNKKKLMEKIKNYI from the coding sequence atgaagctCGATATATCATgcttttgttttttatccAAAAATGAGTACAGAGTACTTACAGCTATAGAAATGGGTATGAAAAATCATGAATATTTAGACGTACAATTAATAGCTAGTATAGCAAATTTAAGAAAAGAAGGTATTATGAgtgtattaaaaaaattgttaaaaaataaattaataagtcatgaaaataaaatatatgatggATATAAATTAACTTATTTAGGATATGATTTTTTAGCTTTAAGAGCTTTCTTAAATAGAGgtatattaaaaagtgTAGGGAATCAAATAGGTGTAGGAAAAGAAtcagatatatatatatgtaaagaTGTAAATGacaatttattatgtttaaAGATTCATAGATTAGGTAGGATATCATTTAgaactataaaaaataatagggattattatggaaaaaaaaaatttcgaAATTGGctatatttatcaaaaatagCTGCAACAAAagaatatgcatatttaaaagcattatatgaaaatgattTTCCTGTTCCTAAACCATATGATTTAAATAGACATATGATTTTAATGTCTTATGTAAATGGATATCCATTATCTCatgtaaaaataagtaaCCCTTTTAAAGTTATcgattttttgttaaatacTATTATAAAGTTTGCAAAATCAGATATAATTCATGGTGattttaatgaatttaatatattaattgatgataatgaaaatataacaattatAGATTTTCCTCAAATTGTTTCTTTACATCatgaaaatggaaaaatgtattttgAAAGAGATGTAAAATGTGTTATTagtcatttttataaaaaatataaaataagaatTGAAGATTATCCATTATATGAAGATATTGCATCtttagaaaatgaaaaaattataaaagatgaaaataatatttctaatAAACATGATAATGCACTTTTAgaaattttacaaaatgaCAAATCTGATTATGAAACTAATTTATCTGATTCAGAATCGACTATAACACTTCacaatgataataaatcaATTGACAGTATAGTAAaatttgatgaaaataataacacaattgaaaaaaatttgaaaaaaaatgatgagaAAAACTTTGtcttaaaaaatactaaaGATGATACTTTTAGTGATACATCAACGAATTGTTTAAATGAAAGTTTAGATAATCAATATAAAGATGCTTATGAAAATAGTCAGGAAAGAGAAgctgaaaataataaattatataaaagagAAGATACCATTAACGAAAATATGGATAACGAtattttggaaaaaaaaaatgaagaaatcattttaaatttgtCAAATAGTATATctgataaagaaaatgataatataaatttagttaataaaaattataataataagaaaaattatgagTTAGATGATAATTACCAAGATATTCCCAGTGAACAAAAAGTTAAGTTTCAAAATAgggaaaatgaagaaagtgataatgataaaactagcgataatgaatataactTATATAGCGAAAATTCAAGTGAAGAATCAAATAGTcataatgataattatttgaCAGAATATTCTAGTTGTGATTCTAGTAATAGTCAGTCTGGggaaagtaaaaaaaaattatctgATACTTGGAATCcacatattaaaaaatataccaaAGAATATGCAAAAAgcaaattaaaatatatggatagaaaaaaaaaaaaaaaggaaaaatttaaggaaaatttaaaaacaaaaaataaaaaaaagttgatggaaaaaataaaaaactatatttAG
- a CDS encoding holo-[acyl-carrier-protein] synthase, putative codes for MPFFFMFPFKNICLKIIKVIILYLFICEDNIILNIINCLHIVKQTNVKKFNNFERNIFPKYLRKNVDTIFYPHKSSINKCYITNRLFTNKKNKNIINSLKKYPKLKSNWYNGLLNIKRLNTHIYMIDNNEEHQTSEIIDNILNNKGYNENNEGHSFLEIFNDQIDVPIDLAHFEKETKKLINILNFNNVQLIIKFVDLKEMKNINKKYRNKNEPTDIISILNVVKNDDTNNEILHSDDFFYINNSKSGDIFLCPEYINRECVISKMKYEKKILKSNSEEVIDEYISTNSNEEENKRGVNKLFRNIFDVNERLPFYVLHGLIHLMHKDHVNSFKEYTEFMDLEEQTIGKYFKFHKFTNTFYAHHIIGIGTDILCVNRIYKILEKNKNFIKKVLNSFELAEFETKKEKLNEKISTDLEKLAVYVSKKFAAKEAILKSMGRGLSSISKYGLSMNDIEIKNDKYGKPHVNLYGKAKKVAYEMGIVKIFLSISDEKIINNQTNNTSCNFPISIIQAQALSVGSNV; via the coding sequence atgccattttttttcatgtttccatttaaaaatatatgcctgaaaataataaaagtgaTAATTTTATACTTGTTTATATGTGAGGATAATATTAttctaaatataataaactgTTTACATATAGTTAAACAAActaatgttaaaaaatttaataattttgaaagaaatatttttccaaaatACCTTAGGAAAAATGTGGATACAATTTTCTATCCCCATAAAAGctcaataaataaatgctATATTACTAATCGATTATTTactaacaaaaaaaataaaaatatcataaattctttaaaaaaatatccaaAACTAAAAAGTAATTGGTACAATGGGTTATTGAACATAAAAAGACTaaacacacatatatatatgatagaCAATAATGAGGAACATCAAACTAGCGAAAtaattgataatatattgaatAATAAAGGATATAACGAAAACAATGAGGGTCATTCTTTTTTAgaaatttttaatgatCAAATTGATGTACCTATTGATTTAGCACATTTTGAAAAGGAAACAAAAAAacttattaatatattaaattttaataatgttcaattaattataaaatttgttgacttaaaagaaatgaaaaatataaataaaaaatatagaaataaaaatgagcCAACAGATATAATATCTATTTTGAATGTTGTAAAAAACGATGATACAAACAACGAAATTTTACATAGtgatgattttttttatataaataattccaAAAGTggtgatatatttttatgtcctgaatatataaatagagAATGTGTTATATCAAAAATGAagtatgaaaaaaaaatattaaaaagtaaTAGCGAAGAAGTAATAGACGAATATATTAGTACAAATTCTAATGAAGAAGAAAACAAAAGAGgtgtaaataaattatttcgaaatatttttgatgtTAACGAAAGACTTcctttttatgttttacaTGGATTAATACATTTAATGCATAAAGATCATGTAAATAGTTTTAAAGAATATACTGAATTTATGGATTTAGAAGAACAAACCAttggaaaatattttaaatttcaCAAATTTACAAATACATTTTATGCGCACCATATAATAGGTATTGGTACGGATATTTTATGTGTTAATagaatttataaaattcttgaaaaaaataaaaattttataaaaaaagttttaaACTCATTTGAATTAGCTGAATttgaaacaaaaaaagaaaaattaaacgaaaaaataagtactgatttagaaaaattagCAGTTTATGTTAGTAAAAAATTCGCAGCAAAAGAAGCTATACTTAAATCCATGGGGCGCGGTTTAAGTTCTATATCTAAATATGGATTAAGTATGAATGATATTGAAATAAAGAATGATAAATATGGAAAACCTCATGTCAATTTATATGGGAAAGCTAAAAAGGTAGCTTACGAAATGGGTATtgtcaaaatatttttatcaattagtgatgaaaaaattataaacaaCCAGACAAATAATACTTCGTGCAATTTTCCGATATCCATTATACAAGCACAGGCGCTATCTGTAGGTTCGAATGTATAA